From Clarias gariepinus isolate MV-2021 ecotype Netherlands chromosome 2, CGAR_prim_01v2, whole genome shotgun sequence, one genomic window encodes:
- the ppt2b gene encoding lysosomal thioesterase PPT2 — protein sequence MRSVCVRGQGAQGSLVCVCWVLMLCSVCVLGYKPVIIIHGLFDTSADFVNLQRYINQSHPGTNVTVIDLFDRTASLEPLWKQVEGFKKAIYPIMQNAANGVHLLCYSQGGLICRGILSTLTDHNVHSFISLSSPQSGQYGDTDYLKFFFPEFVKSNLYILCYTAVGQKISICNYWNDPHHRDMYLNTSDYLALLNNERPHPDSLVWKQNFLRIKKLVLIGGPDDGVITPWQSSQFGFYDDNETVVEMKYQEVFLRDAFGLKSLYARGDLELCSVAGVEHTYWHSNETVYKRCIDQWLT from the exons atgaggagtgtgtgtgtgagagggcaGGGTGCTCAGGGctccttggtgtgtgtgtgctgggtgTTGAtgctgtgcagtgtgtgtgtgctggggtATAAACCTGTCATCATCATCCATGGACTCTTCGACACCTCGGCTGATTTCGTCAACCTGCAGAGATACATCAACCAG tctcaccCCGGGACGAACGTGACCGTGATAGACCTGTTTGACCGCACAGCCAGTCTGGAGCCGCTGTGGAAGCAGGTGGAGGGCTTTAAAAAGGCCATTTACCCCATCATGCAGAACGCCGCGAATGGAGTGCACCTCCTCTGTTACTcacagg gAGGGTTGATATGTCGTGGAATTCTGTCTACACTAACTGACCACAACGTTCACTCCTTCATCTCCCTCTCCTCCCCTCAGTCTGGACAGTACGGAG ACACAGACTATCTGAAGTTCTTCTTCCCTGAGTTTGTGAAGTCCAACCTGTATATCCTGTGTTACACGGCTGTGGGCCAGAAGATCTCCATCTGTAACTACTGGAACG ACCCTCATCACAGAGACATGTACCTGAACACCAGTGATTACCTCGCACTGCTGAACAACGAGCGGCCGCACCCCGATTCCttgg TGTGGAAGCAGAACTTCCTGCGCATTAAGAAGCTGGTGCTGATCGGCGGACCGGACGACGGCGTCATCACTCCGTGGCAATCCAG CCAGTTTGGTTTCTATGACGACAACGAGACGGTGGTGGAGATGAAATATCAGGAG GTGTTTCTGAGGGACGCGTTCGGCCTGAAGTCTCTGTACGCCAGAGGAGACCTGGAGCTGTGTTCAGTGGCGGGAGTCGAGCACACCTACTGGCACTCCAACGAGACCGTGTACAAGCGCTGCATCGACCAGTGgctaacataa